In Nycticebus coucang isolate mNycCou1 chromosome 9, mNycCou1.pri, whole genome shotgun sequence, the following are encoded in one genomic region:
- the LOC128594465 gene encoding 10 kDa heat shock protein, mitochondrial-like, with product MAGQAFRKFLPFFNRVFVERCAAKTITKGGIMHPEKFQGKVLQETVVAIGSGSKGKGGEVQPVSVKVGNKVLLPEFGGTKVVPNDKNYFLFTDGDILGKYVD from the coding sequence ATGGCAGGACAAGCATTTAGAaagtttcttccattcttcaatCGAGTATTTGTTGAAAGGTGTGCAGCCAAAACTATAACCAAAGGAGGCATTATGCATCCAGAAAAATTTCAAGGAAAAGTATTGCAAGAAACAGTAGTGGCTATTGGGTCAGGCTCTAAAGGAAAGGGTGGAGAGGTTCAACCAGTTAGTGTGAAAGTTGGAAATAAAGTTCTTCTCCCAGAATTTGGAGGCACTAAAGTAGTCCCAAATGACaagaattatttcttatttacagATGGTGATATTCTTGGAAAGTATGTAGACTGA